The Candidatus Bathyarchaeia archaeon DNA window TGCAGTATCCCCCTAGCCTGGTAGGCAAAACTTCTGGCAACAAGAACCTTCACGATTTTCTCTGGGAACAAACGCTGTCTAATGAGGAGTTCCAGGGCATGCGTATAGTTGCGGTTCAACTCCCGAACAGCCAAAACCTGCTGTTTGCGGGATAGGGCGTAATCCTTACATTCCACGAGATAAGCCAAGCTCATGTCGGGCTTAACCGCCAAAACATCGCAGTGATTCTGCCTCGTAAAAACTATGAAACCCTTTCTTCGAAAAGCCTCTGAAACGGCATCCTCAAGCAATGTGCCGCTCATTTCAAGCCCAGCATAATGCTCCTTACAATCTTGTTAAGTGTTTTTCGGTTCCATTGGACTAGGAAAGTTTAAATAAACAGGGATTTACTTCTAGTTTGCTAAAACATTGGATGAGTCAAATGTCAAGCCAAACAACCAGAGAATTCCGCCACATCCTCAGAATCACGGACACTGACGTAGATGGCACTCTAAAGGTGCCCTACGCCCTCAAAAGGATTAAGGGAATAAGCCTAAGCCTAGCCCGCGCCATACTGGCAAAGGCTGGAATAGACCCCCACATGAGAGCGGGATTCCTAACAGACGCTGAAATCGAGAAAATAGAGGAAATAATAAAGAACCCAGTGAAACATGGCATACCAGGCTGGCTCTTAAATAGACGCAAAGACCTTGAAACCGGGAAAGACCTGCATCTCATAAGCGCAGACCTAATTCTCAGAACAAAAATGGATATTGAAAAACTGAAGGAAATAAAGTCATGGCGAGGATACCGCCACGCCTACGGCTTGAAGGTTAGAGGACAAAGAACGAGGACAACTGGAAGAACCGGCAAAACCGTTGGAGTTAAAAAGAAAGCAGCCAAGGGAGGCAAGTAGCCATGGGCGACCCTAAAAGGCAGAGGAAGAAGTATGAAACACCCAGATTCCCATGGCGCACAGACGTATTACAGGAAGAACTCAAACTTCTGGGGCAATATGGATTAAGAAACAAACGTGAATTGTGGCGCCATAAAACCATGCTCTCAAAGTTTAGGGGTATAGCCCGCTCCTTAATAGGCAAGCCTCCCGAAGAAAGAAAGAAAATGGAAGAGGAACT harbors:
- a CDS encoding 30S ribosomal protein S13 encodes the protein MSSQTTREFRHILRITDTDVDGTLKVPYALKRIKGISLSLARAILAKAGIDPHMRAGFLTDAEIEKIEEIIKNPVKHGIPGWLLNRRKDLETGKDLHLISADLILRTKMDIEKLKEIKSWRGYRHAYGLKVRGQRTRTTGRTGKTVGVKKKAAKGGK